DNA sequence from the Bradyrhizobium diazoefficiens genome:
GTTGGTCAAGCCCGCCGAATTAAGTTCCAAAAGTAGAGCCTTAGTTCCGGCAGCGACGTCAGTAACTTTTCCCGCGCCGAGTAGCTTGTAAAACGGATCGGCGAAGTAAAATACGTCCGAAGTCAATCCTTGGAAAAGGCCAGCGTAGAGCTTATTGATAGTATCGGCATAGTAGATAAGAGTGTCGTTTAGCTCGAAATAGATCGCATCAAGCGTGTCTCCAGTAAGTCGAACGCCTTGAGTAACGAGTCGATCTCGCAAAGCCAAAGCCATGTAGATTGGTAAGAACGGCATCGCTGCGAAAACGTACTTCAGTAGCGAGCGGCGCGTTACTCCCTGATAGCAGATCGAACCAACAATCAAAAATTCCAACACCGCGGACCGTTCGCTCAGCGCGATGGCTCGAACAAAGATGCTTGCAAATAGCACAAGCACTGCAAGCACAATCTCCTTCGTTATTCGTCCAACCGAGGCCAAATACACGGGGAGCGCAACGATATACAATCTGAGCAATACGCCGACCCCTTGAAAATCCAAGGCCGCGCGGGCTGTTAAGAAGCTTCCAGATCGATATGCTACAAATGTGTAGGCCGCTACAATTACACTTATGCAGGCACATGCCCACAACGTCGCACGCGCAAAGCTAGGTGCCCATGCTGCTAATCTCTTCCTGCCGGAGTGTACCTTGACGCCCGTTTGAGGAAAGATGCTTCTATAGCGAGCCATCTTCTTATAACCGAAGTGGGTCGCACCAAGCAAAACTAGGACAATAATGCCGGCCAACATAATGTGCTCAACTGGGTCCAGGACGCGGCCCAGCGAGAAGATAATATTGTCTTCCGCCAGCAGATAAGGAACTAGCGTCATAGTTCCAAAGAACGACGCTGCTGCGTATGGGGAGGCCAGCCAAGGCAATTGTTTTGCTTTGTTACCCATTGTGATCAATAGCTTGTTCATTGGTTGGCGCGTTCGGCCGAGACTGGCGCTATCACATCTCGAATATCGCCGATGATGTTTCGTTGCTGCTCGCCGCAGTCCACGAGCTTGATGAGGCCATCATCGTGATTGCACTCTCTGTTCGGTTGCGCGAACAGATGGATATTCATCCGCTTCTTAATATGCCGAAGTTTGGCGAATGGAAACCCCGATCGTTCTGACGATGATCAGCAAGTCGTTCCATACGCTCCAATTATTGATATACCACAAATCAAACTCCACGCGCTTCTGCATCAGATTGAGCGTGCGGGTTTCTCCGCGGTAACCATTAACCTGGGCCCAGCCGGTGATGCCGGGCTTGACGTGGTGGCGGAAGGCGTAGTTGCCGATGATCTGCTCGTATTCCGAGTTGTGCGCGGCCGCGTGCGGGCGGGGGCCGACCAGCGACATGTCGCCGTTCAGCACGTTGAAGAGCTGCGGCAGCTCGTCGATCGAGGTCTTGCGAAGCAGTTTGCCGATGCCGGTCACGCGCGGGTCGTTCCGGCTCGCCTGAACGATTTTCGGGCCGTCCTCGAGCACGCGCATGGTGCGGAACTTGAAGATCCGGAAGGCGCGGCCGTTGAAGCCGTTGCGGGTCTGGAAGAAGAACACCGGCCCCTTCGAGGTGGCCTTGATCAGCAGCGCCGTCACCAGCATCACCGGGGCGAATACGACGAGCGCCAGGCTCGCTCCGGCGAGGTCGAACGCACGCTTGATCGCGCGCTCCTTCCAGGACAGCGGCGCCCGGCGCAGTTCGGCCGTCCAGGTGGTGCCGGTGTTGACCAGCGGATAGCGCAGGAAGCGCGCGGCATGCGCATCGGGGACCAGATAAACGGGGATCGGCAGGATTTTCAGCGCGTCCAGAAGGCTGTCGATCGCGTGTTGCCTGGTCCAGCTCATCAGCAGAAAAACATGTTCAATCCGATTCTCGCGCGCATAGGCGATCAGCTCGTCGAAACGCGGCGCGATGGTGGAGAGGAGCAGTGGCGAAGCAAGCTCGTTGGCACGGATCTCCAGGATCCGCATCAGGCGATAGCCGTGCTGGGCGAGGTCCAACGCGGCGTTGGAGGAGGCCGGCAGGCCCAATTCGGCGATCATGATCGCGCGGGCGTTGGCGAACGCGCCGGTCCGCAACGCACGGGCAGTCCAGCGTGCGGCCGCGGCTTTCCAGCCAAGCAGCAGGATGAGCCCGACCAGATAGAACGAGATCATGGTGCCGCGGGAGAACTCGTCGCTGACCTTCATGGTGAAGGCGATCGCCAGCAATGCGCCGAACAGGCCCGTCCATGTCGCCAGCGTCATCCGGAAGCTGCGCGGAAGGTCGGTGATGGCCTTCAGGCGGTAGCCATGCTGCACTATAGTCAGCAGGATGAAATTTATTGCAACCAGCACGCTCGCCGCTACGTAGACGTCGGCCTTGCCGACTGCCCCCGCGGTGACGAGATGATACCCGACCGCACAGCCAATCCCGCCGCTGACGATCAGAGCCGCATCGATCACCGGCATCAACCGTTCGACGACCGAAGGTTGCATAAGGCGCGCGGCAAACCCTTTGGATGTGACGGCCGCTTGCTCGCCGGGACGAATTATCGCAGGCAAATCATGAACAGGCGTCGGCCGAGGGGTTAGAATATTCATCCTGCCAAACCCATTGACTCAAATAGACTGCCAAATATGCAACCGCTATCAGCCGAAACAGCTGTCAAAACAAGGGGAAGGAAAAAGTAACCTTACCCTCCACCTTTGATTGTAGCCCATCTTGCCTCTATTGAAATGTCAAAAGTTGCAACTGATAGGAAGATTCCATTGCCCCAACCTGCATCCCGGCGGTCCAGCCGGAGGTGGAGCCGTTATCCGGCCTTCGGCTTGGCTACCGTAGCGGTCGTCGGGACGGTGCTTGTCTTGCTTCGACCAGATGTGATGTCGGATCAGGCGCCGAGAGCCCCTAAGACAGAGGTCAAATTTTTGTTGGACGGGACGTATAGCGCGCGGTTCGCCGGCGAACTCACCGCATCCAAACAGGGATATTTTTCCTCTCACGTGCAATTGGCTGCCCAGCCCGATGCTCCCGATTTTGTCCAACTGATCGCACACGAACATGCCATCGGCGTGACAACCGGCCAAAAGTTCCTGCTGGCGAGCTGGCGCGGAGTGCCTGTCACAGCCTTCGCTGCAAGCTTTTTGGACACTTCGGTCGCGATTTTCACTCTGGAGAGCTCCGGCCTGCGGCGACCCGCCGACCTGGTCGGCAAGCGGCTCGGCTGTCGGAAAGCGAGCGAGGAAGAGGTGATTTTTGATGCCATGATGGCTCAGCTGGGGCTTCCGCGTAGCCAGATCACGAAGATCCCGGACCGCAATAGCTTCGAAGCTCTGCGGGCAGGCGATGTGGATGCAATCGTTGCCGCGATCGACGAGCGACCGGATCCGGCCAGGCCGGATTTTTCCAAGCTCAATATCATACGGCCACAGGACTACGGCATCCACGTTCCGGGACTCGTCTATTTTGCGAGCAATGATCTCATGCACGACCAGCCGTCCATCGTCCTCGATGTCCTTCAAGGCCTCATCCGAGGCTGGCAATTTACCTATTCTGACTATGCACAGAGCGTGCCCGTTCTCGTTGGCGTGGACCCAAGTAGTCTCAATTCCGGACGGCTTAAGTTCGAGCTTGAACAACAACGAGCCTTGGTCCTGCCAACGGGTGGTCGCATCGCCGATTACGACGAAAGCCGCTGGCGTACCCTCCGGGACATCCTGATCTTCGCCAAGTTGGGCGAAGAAGAGGTGCCGTTGGCTCAGGTCGTCAACTACCAACTTCTCAGGGATGTTTACCATCGTTCACCCGACCTAGGTACGCCCGCGGCATTGAGTGGCGAGAAATAGACCTGGAAGCCACAGTTCTGCGCCATATCACCTCAAGCTCCGATCTGACCGGCCGCGTCGGTTGCCTTTCAGCCCGTAGGCTTGGTAACATCAACGGGTGATTTAGGGTGGTTCGCGGTATGATCACGCTCGCAGTCTCGTTTGAGAATTTCGAGGTGTGTCAAATCCGCAAAAGCGGGGAGCTTTTGGCGATGTTCAAGACATTTTTAAGAGCGGCACTTTTGTCTGCGACGGTTTCTTTCCTCGCTGCGAGCGGGGCAACCGCAGCCATGCCGATCCCGACATCCGCGACCCTGCTTCCGGGGCAGGGGCACGTAATCCCAATCACCTTTTGGGCCCAGCCCTATCCGTATCGCTATGTGCCCTGGCGGCGCTGTCCGCTCGTGCGAGTGGAAACACCCTATGGCTGGTACATGGATCGTGTTTGCGCGCCGCTGGGCCCGGTTCTGCGTCGGGCATACTGAACAGCGGTTGTTTCGCGCAATCCCTTTCTGACCGCTGAACGCAGCTGCGAAAACTCGCCGGGCTGGCTTTGCTCATTTTTATGTCGCGGCCTGCCGTTCCTTTGTGCGCGCCGACCGTGTTCACTATGAATATGTTCGATCACAGGAACAGCGTGCCGCACGGCTGATGATTGTGTTACTGGCTTGCCCAATCTTAGGCACCAATTCATTGCAAGGCGCAGCTTGCATCTGGAGATATCACGACAGCCGTGGTGTTGCAGTTGAAGGGGCGCCGCTAGAGGGCACGATGACGGGGGTTTCAACCTACGATCTTACGGGTAAGCGCGTCTTTGTAGCGGGACACCGCGGCATGGTTGGGTCAGCGCTCGTTCGGCGGCTTGCGTCGGAAAATTGTATCGTCTTGACGGCTGATCGTCGTGAGCTCGATCTTACGAAGGAGGACCCAACGCTAAGTTGGTTCGAGGCCAATCATCCGCATGTGGTGGTCCACGCCGCGGCGAAGGTTGGCGGAATCGCGGCCAACAATAACTTTCCAGTGGACTTTCTCTGTGACAATCTGGCGCTGGAGCTAAACGTCATCCGCGCAAGTCATAGGATCGGCGTGGAACGTCTGCTGTTTCTGGGCTCTTCCTGCATTTACCCGAAACATGCCAAACAGCCGATGGCCGAAAGCGAATTGCTGACGGGATCGCTAGAGCCGACCAATGAATGGTATGCGATCGCCAAGATTGCCGGCCTCAAGATGTGCCAAGCATATCGTCGGCAATATGGCGATGACTTCATCTCAGCGATGCCGACCAATCTCTACGGTCGTGGCGACAACTACCATCCTGACCATAGTCATGTTCCAGCGGCACTAATCCGGCGCTTTCACGAAGCGAAGCTTGCTAGGGCGCCTAAAGTGACCGTTTGGGGCACGGGCACGCCACTCCGCGAGTTTCTTAGCGTCGACGATTTTGCAGATGCGTGTGTGTTCCTGGTGAAGAACTACTCGAGCGACCTACCGATCAATGTCGGCAGCGGCGACGAACTCTCGATCGCGGAGTTCGCTGCGATGGTAGCGGACGTCGTGGGTTTTGATGGAGAGTTGAACTTCGATACGTCGAAGCCCGACGGCACCCCGCGCAAGCTGCTGGATAGTACTCGAATTCGCGCGCTGGGGTGGCGTGCTAATACGTCTTTGCGAGTCGGGCTTGCGGCCGCTTATGAGGATTTTCTCAAAGGATATGGGCGTCACCTAGAGGTGCCTGCGGTGAGCTGATCTGACAGGCTGCCGTGGGGTTCATTTACATCAGTTTTTTTATCAGTTTTCAATTGGACGTGCTCGATGCGCATTTTGCTAGTCGGTATTAACTACGCGCCTGATCTGATAGGGGTCGCGAAATACAACACTGAGCTTTGTGAGAGCCTTGTTGGCGAGGGACACGAAGTCAGGACAATCACGGCGCCGCCTTACTATCCCGCCTGGAAGATCCCCGCGAACTTTCGCACCTCCTATTTTAGAGCAGTAGACGTCGATGGTGTTCCCGTAACACGTGTTCCGATCTACGTGCCAGCGCAGCCGTCGGGGACGAGACGTTTGGTCCATCATGCATCATTTGCGCTGACGAGCATGGTGCCCATTTTGAAGGAGTGCATCACGTGGCGGCCGGACATCGTGTTGTCTGTTGCTCCTTCACTAATGTCCGCTGCTTTCGTGTCATTCATCGCGCGCCGGACAGGTGCGCGGTCCTGGCTTCACGTTCAGGATTTTGAGGTCGATGCCGCTTTTGATCTGGGCTTGCTCAGAAATCAAAAGCTCCGTTCGGCTATGCTCAAGGTCGAGTCGGCTATCCTTCAAGCTTTTGATCGAGTTTCTTCAATCTCCCCGCAGATGGTTGATCGCCTGCGAGAGAAGGGAGTTGCGGTTGACCGGACGACGGAGGTCAGAAATTGGATCGATACGAGCTCGATTGTTCCTTCTCCACGGCAGACCAAGTACCGGGATCGGCTGGGTATTTCGCACCACGACGTTGTGGGCCTCTATTCAGGTACGATGTCCAACAAGCAGGGGCTCGACTTAATCATCGAAGCAGCTTCGTGCTTGGAGGGGTCACAACCACACCTTCATTTTGTCCTTGCTGGCGAGGGCCCCCACAAGGCGAAGCTCGTTGAAACGGCAGCGGGACATCCGAGGATCCATTTCCTCGGATTGCAACCTGTTGAAAGCTTCAACGAGCTGATGGCGACGGCCGATTTCCACCTCATACCTCAGAAGGCAGAAGCGGCCGATTTAGTTCTGCCTTCGAAGCTGGGGGCTGTGCTTGCATCCGGTCGGCCTGTTATCGCCATGGCAGGAGAGGGTACAGGTCTCGCGGCAGAGATTGACGGCGCAGGTCTCGTTGTCCCGCCCGGCGACACGCGCGCGCTCGCGAAAGCGATTGATGCATTGATTGCGGACTCTATGCGCTGTGACGAGCTCGGCGCTGAGGGACGCCGACGGTCGATCGCGCGCTGGGATCGCCGAACAATCGTTCGTCGTTGGTTGGATGAAATGATCGCGATGCGTGGAACGTCAGCTAGATTGGCGATTAACGAAACTTTGTCCGGACCGTCTGCGTCCGTTCCCGTGAACGACGCTGTCCCGCTGCCCTGAAATGACGGGGGCCGTGCAGCGGGACGTTCTCTCAAGCGCGACAAAACGGAAGCAAAAAAAGCGGGAGCAACATGCTCCCGCTTCGAAAGGACAAAGTTGTCCGAGTAATCACTCGTGGCGTGGAAAATATCTAAATCCATGCTGCTTAATGAGCTCATCTCTTTTCGCGGACTCGAGATCTTCTTTCATCATCTCGCGTACGAGGCTCTCGAATGAGGTTTGGGGCCGCCAGCCAAGCTTTTCCTTCGCCTTGGAGGGATCGCCAAGCAAGGTGGCTACCTCAGTTGGGCGGAAATAGCGTGGATCAACTGACACCACACATTTTCCGTTTGCAACACAATAGCCCTTTTCGTCAACGCCAGACCCTTCCCACCGGATCTTCATGCCGACTTCGCTCGCCGCCACGTCGACGAAGTCACGCACTGAATGTTGAACACCGGTTGCGATGACGAAATCTTCCGCGTTTTCTTGCTGCAGCATCAGCCACTGCATCTGCACATAATCGCGAGCGTGCCCCCAATCGCGCAACGCATCCAAATTGCCAAGATACAGTCGCTCCTGCAGGCCCAAATGGATCCGTGCCAAAGCACGCGTGATCTTTCGGGTCACGAAGGTCTCACCGCGCACAGGAGATTCGTGGTTGAAGAGGATGCCGTTGCAGGCATACATCCCATAGGCCTCGCGGTAGTTGACCGTGATCCAATAAGCATAGAGCTTCGCTACAGCGTAGGGCGAACGCGGGTAGAAGGGAGTGGTCTCTTTTTGAGGAATTTCCTGCACCATCCCGTACAGTTCGGACGTGGATGCCTGGTAGAATCGAGTCGTTTTTTCGAGCCCGACAATTCGCATCGCCTCGAGAATCCGAAGAGTCCCCAAACCGTCGGAATTCGCAGTGTACTCGGGCTCCTCGAATGAGACGGCCACGTGGCTTTGTGCGGCGAGATTATAGATCTCGTCAGGCAGTACTTGGCCCACAATCCGTATCAGGCTGGAAGAGTCTGTGAGATCCCCGTAATGAAGCCGAAACTGCGGGTTCGGCTCGTGGGGGTCGAGATAGAGATGGTCGATGCGATCGGTGTTGAAAAGGGAGGTCCGGCGTTTGATGCCGTGGACCTCGTACCCTTTTTCCAGAAGCAATTCGGCGAGATAGGCGCCATCTTGACCGGTAACGCCTGTGATCAGTGCACGTTTTTTTGTCATAATAATCTCTGGGTTGGTGCCGCTTCGTACGGGAAAACTGAAGCAATAGGGAGGTGGGCCTTGGAAAAAATACAAGCTTAGATTAACGGCCGAGTGGATACTGATTGGGCAGCACGTTGTCGTGCTAAGGTTATTCTCAATTCATGTAGCCGCCGTGAAATGGTCTTGTGGATCTCCTGTTACTTGCGGAAGCGAACTTGACGCGGAGGACAAACGCATTATCCCCCTGATCATGTGCGGCGGTGCCGGCACGCGGCTGTGGCCGGCTTCGCGCGAGGTGAGGCCGAAGCAGTTCCTGCCGCTGTTCGGCGCGCGCTCGACCTTCCAGGACACGCTGCTGCGCGTCTCCGACGCCGCGCTGTTCGATCGCCCGATCGTCATCACCAACGCGTCCTACCGCTTCATGGTGCTGGAGCAGCTCGCCGAGATCGGCATCGAGGCCGACGTGATCCTCGAGCCGATGCGGCGCGACTCCGGCCCCGCGATCGCCGCCGGCGCGGCGTTCGCGCAGAACCGCAGCAGTGAAGCGATCGTGCTGGCGCTCGCCGCCGACCATGTGGTGCAGGACAAGGCCGCCTTCGTCGCGGCCTGCCGCGAGGGCCTCGCTGCCGCAAGCACGGGACGCATTGTCACCTTCGGCGTCAAGCCGGAGCGGCCGGCGACCGAATACGGCTATATCAGCCCGGGTGAAGTGATCTCCGGCGAGGTGCACGCGGTCGCGCGCTTCGTCGAGAAGCCTGATGCGGTGAAGGCCGCCGACTACGTCAATTCGGGCTATCTCTGGAACAGCGGCAACTTCATGTTTCCCGCGGCCCTGCTGCTCGACGAATATCGCAAGCTTGACGCGGCGAGCGTGGAGGCCGTGTCCAACGCGGTTGCCAGCGCGGGGCGCGATCTCGGCTTCGTTACGCTGGAGCCCGAGGCGTTCGGCGCGGCGAAGGCGATCTCGATCGACTATGCGGTGATGGAAAAGACCTCGCGCGCAGCGGTCGTGCCGGTGTCCTGCGGCTGGTCCGATGTCGGCTCCTGGCGCGCCGTGTGGGAGCTGTCCGACAAGGATCCGCAAGGCAACGCGGTGCACGGCACCGCGGTGTTCGAGGATTCGCGCAACTGCAACGTCACGACCGATCATGCGCTGGTTGCGCTCGAAGGCGTCGACGACCTCGTCGTCGTCGCGACCGCCGACGCGGTGCTGGTCTCGCGCCAGAAGGATGCCAACGGCCTGAAGCGCCTCGTGACGAAGCTGAAGGCGGTCGCGCCGAAGGTCACCGAGGAGCATCTTAGGGTGCATCGGCCCTGGGGCAGCTATCAGTCGGTCGACAATGGCGAACGCCATCAGGTCAAGCGCATCGTGGTGAAGCCGGGCGGGCGTCTGTCGCTGCAGAAGCACCATCACCGCGCCGAGCACTGGATCGTGGTCCGCGGTGCGGCGCGCGTCACCGTCAACGAGACCGTGAAGGTGGTGCACGAGAACGAGTCGATCTACATCCCGATGGGCGCCGTGCACCGGATGGAGAATCCCGGCAAGATCATGCTGGAACTGATCGAGGTCCAGACCGGATCCTATCTCGGGGAAGACGACATCATCCGAATTGAAGACGACTATCAAAGAACATGAGCGATGGAGGTTTGTCGTTCAATAATATCGAATGAAATTGTTTGCCCGAGTTTGGAGTTAATCGTTGGACACCTTCGGCTTGTCTTGGACGCTGCCCCGGTCTGGGACGGTTGATCGCCAGCACGCCGGCGCTGTCTTACGCAGACCTTACAAGGTCACAGAGACAATTAGTCTCGTGATGCGCTCCCTGCCCTTGCCATCTGAACCACGCCGCGCGCAAGCATAGCCAAGGTTATTCCACAGGCTCCCCCGGCCATCTTCACCAATGCATCAACAACTCGGCCATGCCTGTCGGGCGTCAGCAGTTGGAGTCCTTCCAGGACAACCGCGCTTCCGACGACGAGTAAAATGACGAGAACGGGCCGGTTCGGATAGGCGAGAACAAACACCGAGCCGAGCATAAAGAACGCGGCAAAATGCTCGAGATGAGGCGAGGCCATTTCAGGTCGGTCGTAGATCGGACCAAGCGTGACGAATGCCACAAAGGCAAGCGTCAGCCATCCAGCAATGAGGAAAAACCTAACCATTCTTTGTCGATACCGGGAATCCGGCGACAAGGCAACGTGTCGGGCAGTGCAGAGTTGAGCATTTGCCTAATGGCACGTCGGTAGGGTTACTCCCGGACTCTAAACAGCGCGTTCGATCCGCGGAATGGCTGATATTGTTAGCCCGCACCTAGGTGCTGACCCGCGAGCAAAGTGCGGCTTTCCGACGAGAAAGTGCTCAAGGTTGTTCGCTCAATGATCGCCAGGGCACCTCATGCACGAGGTGGGTGGCGGCGGCGATGACCCGCTCAGTTGCCCGAGCCTTCGATTTGAATCGACCGGGCTCGCGATGAGGCGGCCGTCGGGGTCACTGAAAACCGCGGGTCTCAAGGTGAACGTTCATCCGAGGTTTCGTGAAATGTTGGCCGATCGTGGAACGCGTGCATTGCGATGATATGCGTGTTAAAGCGCGTGATGTCGAAATTCATCATCGTTGCGATACTCACTATGGCTCCGGCCCTCGCGCAGACCGGCGCGCCCTCTGAGCCACCCCTGACCGATCGAGAACAAGTCAAAGCCGATCGCGCGCGCGCCGCGGAGGACGAAAAAGCAGCACCGATTGCTCGCCCGTGGGATCGCGACGCGGACGGCAAGCGCCCCTGGGAACGCAAGTCGGCAAAGCCCTGAAGGAGGAGCATTGGAGGAACCGGCCGATTGCGAGTGGATTGTTTGCCCAACAAGGGAGAGCCATCCATGATCCGGACTTCCACGCTCCTGGCATTAGCGTACATCGCAGTTTCATCGGCAGCATTCGCCCAGGGCGGTGGTGGCGGTTCGGGTGGCAGCGCTGGCGGTAGCGCAGGTTCAGCAGCAAGTTCTGGCGCAGGAACGGGGACCACGTCGAGCAGCGCGACGTCCGGCCCCTCGGCACCGGCCGGCATGGGAATCCATGGCACCACCACCGGCGCCAACGTGAACACCAACAACACGCCATCGAATCCGAACGTCCAACCTCCTACCGCGAATGGGAAGACCCCAGCTTCGACGCAAGCCGAGCGAAACTCCGGGGTGGGTCATGCCGCCAACGGGGTGCCAATTGGAAGCCCCGGATCGGGCACCAGCGAGGAAGATCAGAAATAAGCTACGGGATAGCCGTTTACAGGTGAGAGAACGGGCTGTTCATTGGCTCGGTATTTCCAACTGGCGCTGCGACGCTAGCTCTTGCAGGTGCCCGAGCGTCGCTGGCCTCCTTCGAGACGTCGACTTGGCAGGCAGACCAATCGACCGCTGACCCGGGCGTCGGCCGTGCCAGATCGAGGTCGGGGAGGGCGGCTTCTTCGATCTGCTTCTGGTAGGCGGCCTCGAGCATCCGGGCGTCCGCCGCCAGGAGAGTGTTCTTCAGGGGGAGGCTGGTCCTGACCCAGGCGAGGATGCCGTCGCCAGCTTCCTTGGAGCCAATTCGCCGAGCAGGCGGTTCAAGAGCTCGGCCGAGTGGTCCGGTGGGAGGAGCGAGGG
Encoded proteins:
- a CDS encoding undecaprenyl-phosphate glucose phosphotransferase, producing MQPSVVERLMPVIDAALIVSGGIGCAVGYHLVTAGAVGKADVYVAASVLVAINFILLTIVQHGYRLKAITDLPRSFRMTLATWTGLFGALLAIAFTMKVSDEFSRGTMISFYLVGLILLLGWKAAAARWTARALRTGAFANARAIMIAELGLPASSNAALDLAQHGYRLMRILEIRANELASPLLLSTIAPRFDELIAYARENRIEHVFLLMSWTRQHAIDSLLDALKILPIPVYLVPDAHAARFLRYPLVNTGTTWTAELRRAPLSWKERAIKRAFDLAGASLALVVFAPVMLVTALLIKATSKGPVFFFQTRNGFNGRAFRIFKFRTMRVLEDGPKIVQASRNDPRVTGIGKLLRKTSIDELPQLFNVLNGDMSLVGPRPHAAAHNSEYEQIIGNYAFRHHVKPGITGWAQVNGYRGETRTLNLMQKRVEFDLWYINNWSVWNDLLIIVRTIGVSIRQTSAY
- a CDS encoding ABC transporter substrate-binding protein, which translates into the protein MSDQAPRAPKTEVKFLLDGTYSARFAGELTASKQGYFSSHVQLAAQPDAPDFVQLIAHEHAIGVTTGQKFLLASWRGVPVTAFAASFLDTSVAIFTLESSGLRRPADLVGKRLGCRKASEEEVIFDAMMAQLGLPRSQITKIPDRNSFEALRAGDVDAIVAAIDERPDPARPDFSKLNIIRPQDYGIHVPGLVYFASNDLMHDQPSIVLDVLQGLIRGWQFTYSDYAQSVPVLVGVDPSSLNSGRLKFELEQQRALVLPTGGRIADYDESRWRTLRDILIFAKLGEEEVPLAQVVNYQLLRDVYHRSPDLGTPAALSGEK
- a CDS encoding GDP-L-fucose synthase — translated: MTGVSTYDLTGKRVFVAGHRGMVGSALVRRLASENCIVLTADRRELDLTKEDPTLSWFEANHPHVVVHAAAKVGGIAANNNFPVDFLCDNLALELNVIRASHRIGVERLLFLGSSCIYPKHAKQPMAESELLTGSLEPTNEWYAIAKIAGLKMCQAYRRQYGDDFISAMPTNLYGRGDNYHPDHSHVPAALIRRFHEAKLARAPKVTVWGTGTPLREFLSVDDFADACVFLVKNYSSDLPINVGSGDELSIAEFAAMVADVVGFDGELNFDTSKPDGTPRKLLDSTRIRALGWRANTSLRVGLAAAYEDFLKGYGRHLEVPAVS
- a CDS encoding WcaI family glycosyltransferase is translated as MRILLVGINYAPDLIGVAKYNTELCESLVGEGHEVRTITAPPYYPAWKIPANFRTSYFRAVDVDGVPVTRVPIYVPAQPSGTRRLVHHASFALTSMVPILKECITWRPDIVLSVAPSLMSAAFVSFIARRTGARSWLHVQDFEVDAAFDLGLLRNQKLRSAMLKVESAILQAFDRVSSISPQMVDRLREKGVAVDRTTEVRNWIDTSSIVPSPRQTKYRDRLGISHHDVVGLYSGTMSNKQGLDLIIEAASCLEGSQPHLHFVLAGEGPHKAKLVETAAGHPRIHFLGLQPVESFNELMATADFHLIPQKAEAADLVLPSKLGAVLASGRPVIAMAGEGTGLAAEIDGAGLVVPPGDTRALAKAIDALIADSMRCDELGAEGRRRSIARWDRRTIVRRWLDEMIAMRGTSARLAINETLSGPSASVPVNDAVPLP
- the gmd gene encoding GDP-mannose 4,6-dehydratase, with the protein product MTKKRALITGVTGQDGAYLAELLLEKGYEVHGIKRRTSLFNTDRIDHLYLDPHEPNPQFRLHYGDLTDSSSLIRIVGQVLPDEIYNLAAQSHVAVSFEEPEYTANSDGLGTLRILEAMRIVGLEKTTRFYQASTSELYGMVQEIPQKETTPFYPRSPYAVAKLYAYWITVNYREAYGMYACNGILFNHESPVRGETFVTRKITRALARIHLGLQERLYLGNLDALRDWGHARDYVQMQWLMLQQENAEDFVIATGVQHSVRDFVDVAASEVGMKIRWEGSGVDEKGYCVANGKCVVSVDPRYFRPTEVATLLGDPSKAKEKLGWRPQTSFESLVREMMKEDLESAKRDELIKQHGFRYFPRHE
- a CDS encoding mannose-1-phosphate guanylyltransferase/mannose-6-phosphate isomerase, producing the protein MCGGAGTRLWPASREVRPKQFLPLFGARSTFQDTLLRVSDAALFDRPIVITNASYRFMVLEQLAEIGIEADVILEPMRRDSGPAIAAGAAFAQNRSSEAIVLALAADHVVQDKAAFVAACREGLAAASTGRIVTFGVKPERPATEYGYISPGEVISGEVHAVARFVEKPDAVKAADYVNSGYLWNSGNFMFPAALLLDEYRKLDAASVEAVSNAVASAGRDLGFVTLEPEAFGAAKAISIDYAVMEKTSRAAVVPVSCGWSDVGSWRAVWELSDKDPQGNAVHGTAVFEDSRNCNVTTDHALVALEGVDDLVVVATADAVLVSRQKDANGLKRLVTKLKAVAPKVTEEHLRVHRPWGSYQSVDNGERHQVKRIVVKPGGRLSLQKHHHRAEHWIVVRGAARVTVNETVKVVHENESIYIPMGAVHRMENPGKIMLELIEVQTGSYLGEDDIIRIEDDYQRT
- a CDS encoding VanZ family protein, with translation MVRFFLIAGWLTLAFVAFVTLGPIYDRPEMASPHLEHFAAFFMLGSVFVLAYPNRPVLVILLVVGSAVVLEGLQLLTPDRHGRVVDALVKMAGGACGITLAMLARGVVQMARAGSASRD